In one window of Ovis aries strain OAR_USU_Benz2616 breed Rambouillet chromosome 5, ARS-UI_Ramb_v3.0, whole genome shotgun sequence DNA:
- the LOC101105657 gene encoding olfactory receptor 2M5-like — protein MWGGNETEPTNFILLGFFPEFRYITALVSIVLLIYMAAFIGNTLLVLLIWLDSRLHTPMYFLLGQLSLMDLTLTSSIIPKMVANFFSGWQSISFLACGTQIFFSLTVAIGECILITVMCFDRYVAICNPLRYPVIMSPRMCWQMAAMSWAGGALTSFGHTAFTLHFHICSPREIPHFFCEVMAVLRIVCEDISAYEKAVVVTSILVLLLPLSLILSSYVLIFLSVLRMNSPEVRNKTLATCSSHLCVVGLYFGPGMCIYMRPGSAKTPKLNQGLFLFGTVLTPLLNPLAYSLRNKEVICSLKKLMGRFQSTR, from the coding sequence ATGTGGGGAGGGAATGAGACAGAACCCACAAATTTCATCCTCCTGGGATTCTTCCCTGAATTTAGATACATCACAGCTTTGGTTTCCATTGTTCTCCTCATCTACATGGCTGCCTTCATTGGCAACACTCTGCTGGTCCTCCTCATTTGGTTGGATTCCCGGCTCCATACCCCCATGTACTTCCTGCTCGGTCAGCTCTCTTTAATGGATTTGACTTTGACCTCTAGCATCATACCCAAGATGGTGGCCAATTTCTTCTCTGGATGGCAAAGCATCTCATTCTTGGCTTGTGGGactcaaatatttttctcactgACAGTAGCCATTGGAGAATGCATCCTTATAACTGTCATGTGTTTTGATCGCTATGTGGCTATCTGCAATCCCCTGCGGTACCCTGTCATCATGAGTCCTAGGATGTGCTGGCAGATGGCTGCCATGTCTTGGGCTGGAGGTGCCCTTACTTCCTTTGGCCACACTGCTTTCACCTTACATTTTCACATCTGTAGCCCCAGAGAGATTCCTCACTTCTTCTGTGAAGTCATGGCTGTTCTTAGGATTGTTTGTGAGGACATCTCAGCCTATGAGAAGGCTGTAGTGGTGACCAGCATCCTAGTCCTGCTGCTGCCCTTATCTCTCATCTTGTCCTCCTACGTTCTCATCTTCCTTTCTGTACTCCGAATGAACTCCCcagaagtcaggaacaagactcTGGCCACTTGCTCCTCTCATCTCTGTGTGGTGGGTCTCTATTTTGGTCCAGGTATGTGCATCTACATGAGGCCTGGTTCTGCCAAGACTCCAAAGTTGAACCAGGGTCTGTTTCTCTTTGGGACTGTCCTTACCCCTCTCCTGAACCCTCTTGCATACAGTCTCAGAAACAAAGAAGTTATATGTTCACTAAAAAAGTTGATGGGGAGGTTTCAGTCCACCAGATAG